In one window of Brassica rapa cultivar Chiifu-401-42 chromosome A07, CAAS_Brap_v3.01, whole genome shotgun sequence DNA:
- the LOC103828465 gene encoding thymocyte nuclear protein 1, which yields MITKKTTNMITKNTNMNILFLTKKYKQKYTWRTSQNVVLSLKLYNVQFPNFTQEAPVSRLRRKQRKQRKQKYLKMGKAKRYWLLKTEPSEWSWSDQDANGGISKWDGVKNKQAQKNLKSMASGDLCFFYHSGSKSRCVVGVVEVVREWYADDDDGEGVVDVKAVGEMRRFVDLKEMKGDKGIKDFVLFRQPRLSVVPVEDDVWKKICELGDGFCGDGKEDRESSDES from the coding sequence atgattacaaagaaaaccacaaatatgattacaaaaaacacaaatatgaatattttatttctaacaaaaaaatataaacaaaaatatacctgGAGGACGAGCCAAAATGTAGTTTTATCTTTAAAATTGTACAATGTACAGTTTCCCAATTTCACGCAAGAGGCCCCGGTAAGTCGACTGagaagaaagcaaagaaagcaaagaaaacaaaaatatctaaaGATGGGGAAAGCGAAGCGATACTGGCTTCTGAAAACAGAGCCAAGCGAGTGGTCATGGTCAGACCAAGACGCGAACGGCGGCATCAGCAAATGGGACGGGGTCAAGAACAAACAAGCCCAGAAGAATCTCAAGTCCATGGCTTCAGGCGACCTCTGTTTCTTCTACCATTCCGGTTCGAAATCGAGATGCGTTGTGGGTGTGGTGGAGGTGGTTCGTGAATGGTACGCAGATGATGATGACGGAGAAGGAGTGGTTGACGTCAAAGCTGTTGGAGAGATGAGGAGATTTGTCGATTTGAAGGagatgaaaggagacaaagggattaaggattttgttttgtttagacAGCCGCGGTTGTCTGTTGTTCCAGTGGAAGATGATGTTTGGAAAAAAATTTGTGAACTGGGAGATGGGTTTTGTGGAGATGGTAAGGAAGATCGTGAAAGTAGCGATGAGTCTTAA
- the LOC117126788 gene encoding uncharacterized protein LOC117126788, whose protein sequence is MDVSEDLARDYPPRLYPEGASIFENKSINTNSHFSEIPRFRQAIGIDVWDNLKTYPVGLIAKLAESKLVWSGKTVHYLLCRQLRVYKKEIWSLVVDQPLRFSLIEFGEITGLNTNSLAEESFEPDPENYKALWELLKVPLGYGPKFDELIEALTECPFWSADQRKWYGLLFLQAIGIYGLHHNCRIPFESAKIVFDDDALMTYPWGRTAYEFLVDSIKLLHPQGGSYTLSGFKDVLLVWAYESVTVFGELYGRKVNPDEIPLLRWGGSRTHASLATTIAKEMNDHGTVRKMVMKEGLEELFPQWKDEADDPQLDNLIKDIHADRFVRDFYVQSNEKNKKTKAGVSSEAEPPSKKQKKGKKQKEVKINEGETAVVEEKESAKEKGRSEAVLLNIVAHLEKLDRKFDSRLT, encoded by the exons ATGGATGTTTCCGAAGATCTAGCAAGGGATTACCCTCCAAGACTGTACCCTGAAGGGGCTtctatttttgaaaacaaaagcattaaTACGAATAGCCATTTTTCTGAGATCCCTCGATTTAGACAAGCAATTGGAATAGATGTGTGGGATAATCTGAAGACGTATCCTGTTGGATTGATTGCTAAACTGGCTGAGAGCAAATTGGTGTGGTCTGGTAAGACCGTACATTATCTACTTTGTAGACAGCTGCGAGTCTATAAGAAGGAGATTTGGTCTCTCGTTGTTGATCAACCTCTCAGGTTTAGCTTAATAGAATTTGGTGAGATCACGGGTTTAAACACAAATTCACTGGCAGAAGAAAGTTTTGAACCTGATCCAGAGAATTACAAAGCGTTGTGGGAGTTGTTGAAAGTGCCGCTTGGGTACGGACCCAAGTTTGATGAACTTATAGAAGCTTTAACGGAGTGTCCATTCTGGAGTGCTGATCAGCGGAAATGGTATGGGCTGTTGTTTCTTCAAGCCATTGGAATTTATGGCTTGCATCATAATTGTAGAATACCCTTTGAAAGTGCAAAAATAGTATTCGATGATGACGCCCTGATGACTTACCCTTGGGGTCGGACTGCCTATGAATTTCTTGTTGATTCTATCAAGTTGTTGCATCCACAAGGAGGGTCGTACACCCTTAGCGGCTTCAAGGACGTGTTATTGGTTTGGGCGTATGAATCTGTCACAGTGTTCGGAGAGCTTTATGGCAGAAAAGTGAATCCAGACGAAATTCCGCTTTTGCGATGGGGTGGAAGTCGTACTCATGCAAGTCTTGCTACTACAATAGCTAAGGAGATGAATGATCATGGAACGGTAAG GAAAATGGTGATGAAGGAGGGTCTAGAAGAGCTGTTTCCTCAGTGGAAGGATGAAGCAGATGACCCACAACTTGATAACCTAATTAAAGATATACATGCAGATAGGTTTGTTAGAGATTTTTATGTGCAATCGAatgagaagaacaaaaaaacgaAGGCTGGAGTTTCGTCAGAGGCTGAGCCACCctcaaagaagcagaagaaaggtAAGAAACAGAAGGAGGTGAAAATCAATGAGGGTGAAACTGCTGTTGTAGAGGAGAAGGAGAGTGCAAAGGAGAAGGGTCGTAGCGAAGCGGTTCTGCTGAACATAGTTGCTCATCTCGAGAAGTTGGACCGAAAATTTGACTCGAGATTAACATAA